Proteins encoded in a region of the Bactrocera tryoni isolate S06 chromosome 4, CSIRO_BtryS06_freeze2, whole genome shotgun sequence genome:
- the LOC120775430 gene encoding nuclear pore complex protein Nup205 isoform X3, translated as MDKLKCCKQSPEAFLGPMEDLWTPYKHLNTIIQRNLCNPTEQSLIELESHFKKYKQSFTSLLLYPQKNDKHRQLLKNGLIDGVPISKYTRSVAISKELLDEAVIISDMFNVDEIMALELLCTAQREMIKHPGLSRGLVAVLLYYDGKKALVQSLRDLFRATNGISWVTEIPKEISNLITSFTQNLVNQYNILERIVGLLDELDISKELIILTKNRALGSKKHQNQVQQIYNDIRMGLATALFYWSAQRGLSKDIVIKLIKNISNCAQIQSSGIVDDITLKVIFSLMYACDTSVLMKYEAVSNIWQNIPIFSQGDFLQTVYDVLIPTQQDGLIGTIKLAFGLALTGFRHASMQVPNSSSKIIAYDEQLIDAAINSKVFEFLYYYVLENKDLYRHEFFYRRIHMLLTDFIEFMHSKVTELRGKADETARTVMGFIKEGLEPPFNLDHSFEMLMLCISKFYKDNRAGLALCVEFWEPLDSTFTSVKATTRSVSLFKFIRLAGELLPSTLFVSYLKMIAGLTSCEKSARNTFNLLKQASGLTGSTTLSWEHFFGSLIQYYSNLRQEHGVGSEISYKTHLNRSINPQEIEALQSVLEVIRAVATYDELSRIAICENPNWAPLQILLGLLSCPVPLMLKGNILQTLAALTKSKETATIFWNILETSQIIPTLPVISSNKSCNLLTEISQNESRLECYPLSQGILDLIFSLLKACMPKNLGADNRKPGLQPYITFVVEEIFFKFYDRQYKNLTEKWEICLKCLKILNYLVQTYEPAPKDFEEIQDQSSPMGYYIMLQLHKKSHFLNLLLLIIDDARQKLDEYEQFNEREMLEESALLCLLIIEEGLIKQKEFLNSHNIANTSNIIFGLSKIILDVNPRSQRPDHLLNITKFVMYCSWLPNHSFAAVNILNMVSKMPNISNQILDVFISNGYIYDEIRQGFVDCLDMDINATNFYGKSIEFPKSHKIYLKIKTSILEFLRNCISQPYPNIGYYLLGFEYSTDSIEKRKLNIADSTNHCLKAIIALLDEHLEAMKISNTYDADLEQINKSSYFILYLLCSNTRTSEGILRYLRASNDFICRHLHELPFKNIKYSHILYQTSYLLECTAIELKLASSYCQISRVQQICEILLGTATNKADDQISINSTLFFSHSSPVLNEHFIKPKSEKVPNFLLSNILDFLEFEVKEVITFKWDFFDISLSKQIFDECESITEEGHSLINLQKLHRILHDELCNVQGTIAGGQRKLILQEIESILIYALKINEMRNKNKGTIKVMDAWAQVSEIIFIYASENTLPYTIKQELLFEMLQKLLNKAVSIQPPLEISILTSEAIFILIVCLRQCFSRNLENMGNDKTNAAYYGNMKTINIVSSDSNILNLKSILKRLLEWIVVSDVKSQKLRINLYAATLSCLRMLNGHLLEKITSRNYETFVSRLDKNLAPSANSVVSQVPVELFSLFGDKLIDIMCRDCVIGHDICKMLAMSCFVSALEFNNIPSVLQLFANRGYLANVIENLEQSDQDLCLIVSDSIKNIKALYVYESHMALLFRFANCSTGAEMLLSAKLLSVLSKMRVFDLHPNFQGFVNSQNTVSEFLPAVDNRFRQIFFPAIQLCNAIITTLGTDNLSAISHIANFLFSHFEIIEFILRTGLSHSDIGIMNELSVVTGIIARVMRKDIYLPDDVKTNQYKIYSHKINRYMLHIFCYFVLNNDILKRNTKMDAQINEFSEPNCIKHFVDIAANVTIFFRYKFTNTINLSDILFTPKKNTSLKR; from the exons CAAACACCCTGGGCTATCAAGAGGATTAGTTGCCGTTTTACTTTACTATGATGGGAAAAAAGCTTTAGTGCAATCGCTTAGAGATCTTTTTCGAGCAACTAATGGCATTTCATGGGTAACTGAAATTCCCAAAGAG ataTCCAATTTGATTACTTCTTTCACCCAGAACTTGGTTAATCAGTACAACATCCTCGAAAGAATTGTTGGCCTATTAGATGAGCTTGATATATCGAAAGAg CTCATTATCTTAACGAAAAATCGAGCACTGGGAtcaaaaaaacaccaaaaccaAGTTCAGCAAATTTACAATGATATTCGAATGGGATTAGCAACGGCATTATTTTATTGGTCAGCGCAAAGAGGACTTTCCAAGGACATAGTTATTaagctaattaaaaatatatcaaattgcGCCCAAATTCAATCATCAGGAATAGTAGATGATATTacattaaaagttattttttcattgatgTACGCCTGTGATACTAGTGTTTTGATGAAATATGAAGCTGTTAGCAATATTTGGCAGAACATTCCTATATTTTCCCAAGGGGATTTTTTACAAACTGTTTATGACGTATTAATTCCCACTCAACAGGATGGTCTAATTGGAACCATCAAACTTGCTTTTGGATTAGCATTAACTGGTTTCCGACACGCATCTATGCAAGTACCGAATTCTTCATCGAAAATTATAGCATATGATGAACAACTTATTGATGCTGCGATCAACAGCAAAGTGTTTGAGTTTTTATATTACTATGTTTTAGAAAACAAAGATTTATATCG GCACGAATTTTTCTATCGTCGTATTCATATGCTATTAACGGACTTTATAGAATTTATGCATTCCAAAGTAACTGAGTTACGAGGAAAGGCAGATGAAACTGCGAGAACCGTTATGGGATTTATAAAGGAAGGACTGGAGCCGCCATTTAACTTAGACCATAGTTTTGAAATGTTGATGTTATGTATatctaaattttataaagataaTAGAGCAGGATTAGCATTGTGCGTTGAATTTTGGGAACCACTCGATTCAACGTTCACTTCTGTGAAAGCCACCACTCGCTCAGTTTcactatttaaatttattcgCTTGGCTGGAGAATTATTGCCATCTACTTTGTTTGTAtcatatttaaaaatgattGCTGGTTTGACTAGTTGTGAAAAGTCTGCGCGTAATACATTCAATCTTCTGAAGCAAGCTTCAGGATTAACTGGAAGTACAACTCTATCTTGGGAACATTTTTTCGGATCTTTGATTCAATACTACTC AAATTTGCGCCAAGAACATGGTGTAGGTAGTGAAATATCTTACAAAACGCATTTAAACAGAAGTATTAACCCTCAAGAGATTGAAGCTCTTCAGTCAGTACTCGAAGTGATAAGAGCCGTGGCTACTTATGATGAATTATCAAGAATAGCAATTTGTGAAAACCCAAATTGGGCCCCATTACAAATACTTCTAG GTTTATTGAGCTGTCCGGTACCACTCATGTTAAAAGGAAATATATTGCAAACGTTAGCTGCGCTAACCAAGTCTAAAGAAACAGCAACCATTTTTTGGAACATCCTTGAGACTTCTCAAATTATTCCAACATTACCTGTTATAAGTTCTAATA AATCATGCAACCTTCTAACGGAAATATCGCAAAATGAATCTCGTCTAGAATGTTATCCCCTTTCTCAAGGGATCTTAGACttgatattttctttattaaaagcGTGTATGCCTAAAAACTTAGGAGCGGACAACCGAAAACCAGGACTACAACCTTATATAACTTTTGTTgttgaagaaattttcttcaaattctaTGATCG ACAGTATAAAAATTTGACAGAAAAATGGGAAATCTGtttgaaatgtttgaaaatattgaattatttagtTCAAACATATGAACCTGCGCCAAAAGATTTTGAAGAGATCCAAGACCAAAGTTCGCCTATGGGATATTATATAATGCTGCAGCTGCATAAAAAATCTcactttttaaatttgcttcTTCTAATAATTGATGATGCACGACAAAAGCTTGATGAATACGAACAATTCAATGAAAGAGAGATGCTTGAAGAAAGTGCCCTTCTCTGCCTCTTAATAATAGAAGAAggattaattaaacaaaaagagtttttgaATTCTCATAACATTGCGAATacatcaaatattatttttggtttaagcaaaataattttagatgtCAATCCACGCAGCCAACGTCCGGATCATCTTTTGAACATAACAAAATTTGTCATGTACTGCAGTTGGCTACCCAATCACTCCTTTGCTGCTGTAAATATTCTTAACATGGTTTCGAAGATGCCTAATATTTCAAACCAAATCTTGGATGTGTTTATTTCAAACGGATATATATATGATGAAATTCGTCAAGGGTTTGTGGATTGTCTAGATATGGATATAAACGCAACTAATTTCTATGGAAAATCTATCGAGTTTccaaaatcacataaaatttatttaaaaattaaaacctcTATATTAGAGTTTCTTCGAAATTGTATATCACAGCCTTATCCAAATATTGGGTATTATCTTCTCGGATTTGAATATTCTACTGATTCTATCGAAAAACGAAAACTTAATATTGCAGATTCTACCAATCATTGTTTAAAAGCAATAATAGCTTTACTGGATGAACATTTAGAG gcaatgaaaatttcaaacacttaCGATGCAGATTTGGAGCAAATTAACAAGAGCTCATATTTCATCTTATATTTGTTGTGTTCAAATACGCGTACGTCCGAAGGAATTTTGCGATATTTACGAGCATCAAATGATTTTATTTGCCGCCACTTACATGAACTGccatttaaaaacattaaatactCCCATATTCTGTATCAGACAAGTTACTTGTTAGAATGCACTGCCATAGAATTAAAACTAGCAAGTTCTTATTGTCAAATAAGTAGAGTTCagcaaatttgtgaaattttgttGGGTACTGCTACTAACAAGGCTGATGATCAAATTTCTATTAATTCTACTCTTTTCTTCTCTCACTCATCGCCGGTTTTAAATGAGCATTTCATCAAACCGAAATCTGAAAAAGTGCCAAATTTTTTGCTTAGTAACATTCTGGATTTTTTAGAGTTTGAGGTTAAAGAAGTAATTACCTTTAAATGGGATTTCTTCGATATCTCTTTATCTAAACAAATATTCGATGAGTGTGAATCCATAACAGAGGAGGGCCATTCCttaattaatttgcaaaaattgcacAGAATACTTCACGATGAGCTTTGCAATGTACAAGGCACTATAGCCGGCGGacaacgaaaattaattttgcaggAAATTGAGTCCATATTGATATATGCtctcaaaataaatgaaatgcgaAATAAAAACAAGGGAACAATAAAAGTGATGGATGCCTGGGCACAG gtttctgaaattatatttatatacgctTCGGAAAATACTCTACCATACACTATCAAACAAGaacttttatttgaaatgttaCAAAAACTTCTTAACAAAGCTGTATCCATACAACCTCCTCTGGAAATATCAATTTTAACATCTGaagcaatttttatactcattGTTTGCTTACGACAATGTTTCTCCCGAAATCTAGAAAACATGG GAAACGACAAAACTAACGCTGCATACTACGGAAATATGAAAACTATTAATATTGTAAGCTCAGATTCGAACATATTAAATCTAAAGTCAATATTGAAGCGACTTTTAGAGTGGATTGTTGTAAGCGATGTTAAGTCTCAAAAGCTTCGAATAAACTTATACGCTGCAACACTGAGTTGTCTCAGAATGTTAAATGGGCATCTCTTAGAAAAAATAACATCCCGTAATTATGAAAC atTTGTTTCTCGTTTAGATAAAAATCTCGCACCTTCGGCAAACTCCGTCGTATCGCAAGTCCCAGTGGAATTATTTTCGCTATTTGGAGATAAATTGATTGATATAATGTGTCGTGATTGTGTTATTGGGCATGATATATGTAAAATGCTTGCTATGTCGTGTTTTGTTTCAGCgttagaatttaataatattccGAGTGTTCTGCAATTGTTTGCAAATAGGGGTTATTTAGCTAATGTCAtcgaaaatttagaacaatcCGATCAAGATTTGTGCCTTATCGTAAGtgattcaattaaaaatataaaagcgtTGTATGTTTACGAATCACACATGGCACTACTGTTCAGATTTGCTAATTGTTCTACGGGTGCTGAAATGCTGTTATCAGCTAAACTATTAAGTGTTTTATCAAAAATGAGGGTGTTTGATTTGCATCCAAATTTCCAAGGGTTTGTAAATAGTCAAAATACCGTATCGGAGTTTCTGCCTGCAGTGGATAATCGCTTTCGTCAGATATTTTTCCCAGCTATACAGCTATGTAATGCTATTATAACAACTCTTGGAACGGACAATCTGTCAGCTATTTCCCACATagcgaattttttattttcgcattttgaAATCATCGAGTTCATACTAAGAACCGGATTGTCCCATTCGGATATAGGTATAATGAATGAACTTTCTGTGGTTACCGGTATTATTGCGCGAGTTATGCGAAAG GATATATACTTACCAGATGATGTAAAAACGAATCAATATAAAATCTACTCTCACAAAATTAATAGATATATGTTGCATATATTctgttattttgtattaaataacgATATTTTGAAGCGAAACACAAAAATGGATGCTCAAATTAACGAATTTTCTGAACCTAATTGCATCAAACACTTCGTGGACATCGCCGCAAATGTTACCATTTTCTTCcgatacaaatttacaaatacaataaacTTGAGTGATATCCTATTCACACCGAAAAAAAATACATCACTTAAAag ATAA
- the LOC120775430 gene encoding nuclear pore complex protein Nup205 isoform X1 has translation MDKLKCCKQSPEAFLGPMEDLWTPYKHLNTIIQRNLCNPTEQSLIELESHFKKYKQSFTSLLLYPQKNDKHRQLLKNGLIDGVPISKYTRSVAISKELLDEAVIISDMFNVDEIMALELLCTAQREMIKHPGLSRGLVAVLLYYDGKKALVQSLRDLFRATNGISWVTEIPKEISNLITSFTQNLVNQYNILERIVGLLDELDISKELIILTKNRALGSKKHQNQVQQIYNDIRMGLATALFYWSAQRGLSKDIVIKLIKNISNCAQIQSSGIVDDITLKVIFSLMYACDTSVLMKYEAVSNIWQNIPIFSQGDFLQTVYDVLIPTQQDGLIGTIKLAFGLALTGFRHASMQVPNSSSKIIAYDEQLIDAAINSKVFEFLYYYVLENKDLYRHEFFYRRIHMLLTDFIEFMHSKVTELRGKADETARTVMGFIKEGLEPPFNLDHSFEMLMLCISKFYKDNRAGLALCVEFWEPLDSTFTSVKATTRSVSLFKFIRLAGELLPSTLFVSYLKMIAGLTSCEKSARNTFNLLKQASGLTGSTTLSWEHFFGSLIQYYSNLRQEHGVGSEISYKTHLNRSINPQEIEALQSVLEVIRAVATYDELSRIAICENPNWAPLQILLGLLSCPVPLMLKGNILQTLAALTKSKETATIFWNILETSQIIPTLPVISSNKSCNLLTEISQNESRLECYPLSQGILDLIFSLLKACMPKNLGADNRKPGLQPYITFVVEEIFFKFYDRQYKNLTEKWEICLKCLKILNYLVQTYEPAPKDFEEIQDQSSPMGYYIMLQLHKKSHFLNLLLLIIDDARQKLDEYEQFNEREMLEESALLCLLIIEEGLIKQKEFLNSHNIANTSNIIFGLSKIILDVNPRSQRPDHLLNITKFVMYCSWLPNHSFAAVNILNMVSKMPNISNQILDVFISNGYIYDEIRQGFVDCLDMDINATNFYGKSIEFPKSHKIYLKIKTSILEFLRNCISQPYPNIGYYLLGFEYSTDSIEKRKLNIADSTNHCLKAIIALLDEHLEAMKISNTYDADLEQINKSSYFILYLLCSNTRTSEGILRYLRASNDFICRHLHELPFKNIKYSHILYQTSYLLECTAIELKLASSYCQISRVQQICEILLGTATNKADDQISINSTLFFSHSSPVLNEHFIKPKSEKVPNFLLSNILDFLEFEVKEVITFKWDFFDISLSKQIFDECESITEEGHSLINLQKLHRILHDELCNVQGTIAGGQRKLILQEIESILIYALKINEMRNKNKGTIKVMDAWAQVSEIIFIYASENTLPYTIKQELLFEMLQKLLNKAVSIQPPLEISILTSEAIFILIVCLRQCFSRNLENMGNDKTNAAYYGNMKTINIVSSDSNILNLKSILKRLLEWIVVSDVKSQKLRINLYAATLSCLRMLNGHLLEKITSRNYETFVSRLDKNLAPSANSVVSQVPVELFSLFGDKLIDIMCRDCVIGHDICKMLAMSCFVSALEFNNIPSVLQLFANRGYLANVIENLEQSDQDLCLIVSDSIKNIKALYVYESHMALLFRFANCSTGAEMLLSAKLLSVLSKMRVFDLHPNFQGFVNSQNTVSEFLPAVDNRFRQIFFPAIQLCNAIITTLGTDNLSAISHIANFLFSHFEIIEFILRTGLSHSDIGIMNELSVVTGIIARVMRKDIYLPDDVKTNQYKIYSHKINRYMLHIFCYFVLNNDILKRNTKMDAQINEFSEPNCIKHFVDIAANVTIFFRYKFTNTINLSDILFTPKKNTSLKRIDKLERSVNESLDFTTVLNHLQGSVEYLEMQKRITDNIVSRRSYMADASIDNSARLSNIEWAKQYENRQKELSLYVFIIEQTLYLLWLHLDFYVRSTASATGQGLALTIEEYLPNATTIEDFGLLKQNMISVFNETFCNHLSSASGSDSANYFNCTLVRRIKSLIQLLPGV, from the exons CAAACACCCTGGGCTATCAAGAGGATTAGTTGCCGTTTTACTTTACTATGATGGGAAAAAAGCTTTAGTGCAATCGCTTAGAGATCTTTTTCGAGCAACTAATGGCATTTCATGGGTAACTGAAATTCCCAAAGAG ataTCCAATTTGATTACTTCTTTCACCCAGAACTTGGTTAATCAGTACAACATCCTCGAAAGAATTGTTGGCCTATTAGATGAGCTTGATATATCGAAAGAg CTCATTATCTTAACGAAAAATCGAGCACTGGGAtcaaaaaaacaccaaaaccaAGTTCAGCAAATTTACAATGATATTCGAATGGGATTAGCAACGGCATTATTTTATTGGTCAGCGCAAAGAGGACTTTCCAAGGACATAGTTATTaagctaattaaaaatatatcaaattgcGCCCAAATTCAATCATCAGGAATAGTAGATGATATTacattaaaagttattttttcattgatgTACGCCTGTGATACTAGTGTTTTGATGAAATATGAAGCTGTTAGCAATATTTGGCAGAACATTCCTATATTTTCCCAAGGGGATTTTTTACAAACTGTTTATGACGTATTAATTCCCACTCAACAGGATGGTCTAATTGGAACCATCAAACTTGCTTTTGGATTAGCATTAACTGGTTTCCGACACGCATCTATGCAAGTACCGAATTCTTCATCGAAAATTATAGCATATGATGAACAACTTATTGATGCTGCGATCAACAGCAAAGTGTTTGAGTTTTTATATTACTATGTTTTAGAAAACAAAGATTTATATCG GCACGAATTTTTCTATCGTCGTATTCATATGCTATTAACGGACTTTATAGAATTTATGCATTCCAAAGTAACTGAGTTACGAGGAAAGGCAGATGAAACTGCGAGAACCGTTATGGGATTTATAAAGGAAGGACTGGAGCCGCCATTTAACTTAGACCATAGTTTTGAAATGTTGATGTTATGTATatctaaattttataaagataaTAGAGCAGGATTAGCATTGTGCGTTGAATTTTGGGAACCACTCGATTCAACGTTCACTTCTGTGAAAGCCACCACTCGCTCAGTTTcactatttaaatttattcgCTTGGCTGGAGAATTATTGCCATCTACTTTGTTTGTAtcatatttaaaaatgattGCTGGTTTGACTAGTTGTGAAAAGTCTGCGCGTAATACATTCAATCTTCTGAAGCAAGCTTCAGGATTAACTGGAAGTACAACTCTATCTTGGGAACATTTTTTCGGATCTTTGATTCAATACTACTC AAATTTGCGCCAAGAACATGGTGTAGGTAGTGAAATATCTTACAAAACGCATTTAAACAGAAGTATTAACCCTCAAGAGATTGAAGCTCTTCAGTCAGTACTCGAAGTGATAAGAGCCGTGGCTACTTATGATGAATTATCAAGAATAGCAATTTGTGAAAACCCAAATTGGGCCCCATTACAAATACTTCTAG GTTTATTGAGCTGTCCGGTACCACTCATGTTAAAAGGAAATATATTGCAAACGTTAGCTGCGCTAACCAAGTCTAAAGAAACAGCAACCATTTTTTGGAACATCCTTGAGACTTCTCAAATTATTCCAACATTACCTGTTATAAGTTCTAATA AATCATGCAACCTTCTAACGGAAATATCGCAAAATGAATCTCGTCTAGAATGTTATCCCCTTTCTCAAGGGATCTTAGACttgatattttctttattaaaagcGTGTATGCCTAAAAACTTAGGAGCGGACAACCGAAAACCAGGACTACAACCTTATATAACTTTTGTTgttgaagaaattttcttcaaattctaTGATCG ACAGTATAAAAATTTGACAGAAAAATGGGAAATCTGtttgaaatgtttgaaaatattgaattatttagtTCAAACATATGAACCTGCGCCAAAAGATTTTGAAGAGATCCAAGACCAAAGTTCGCCTATGGGATATTATATAATGCTGCAGCTGCATAAAAAATCTcactttttaaatttgcttcTTCTAATAATTGATGATGCACGACAAAAGCTTGATGAATACGAACAATTCAATGAAAGAGAGATGCTTGAAGAAAGTGCCCTTCTCTGCCTCTTAATAATAGAAGAAggattaattaaacaaaaagagtttttgaATTCTCATAACATTGCGAATacatcaaatattatttttggtttaagcaaaataattttagatgtCAATCCACGCAGCCAACGTCCGGATCATCTTTTGAACATAACAAAATTTGTCATGTACTGCAGTTGGCTACCCAATCACTCCTTTGCTGCTGTAAATATTCTTAACATGGTTTCGAAGATGCCTAATATTTCAAACCAAATCTTGGATGTGTTTATTTCAAACGGATATATATATGATGAAATTCGTCAAGGGTTTGTGGATTGTCTAGATATGGATATAAACGCAACTAATTTCTATGGAAAATCTATCGAGTTTccaaaatcacataaaatttatttaaaaattaaaacctcTATATTAGAGTTTCTTCGAAATTGTATATCACAGCCTTATCCAAATATTGGGTATTATCTTCTCGGATTTGAATATTCTACTGATTCTATCGAAAAACGAAAACTTAATATTGCAGATTCTACCAATCATTGTTTAAAAGCAATAATAGCTTTACTGGATGAACATTTAGAG gcaatgaaaatttcaaacacttaCGATGCAGATTTGGAGCAAATTAACAAGAGCTCATATTTCATCTTATATTTGTTGTGTTCAAATACGCGTACGTCCGAAGGAATTTTGCGATATTTACGAGCATCAAATGATTTTATTTGCCGCCACTTACATGAACTGccatttaaaaacattaaatactCCCATATTCTGTATCAGACAAGTTACTTGTTAGAATGCACTGCCATAGAATTAAAACTAGCAAGTTCTTATTGTCAAATAAGTAGAGTTCagcaaatttgtgaaattttgttGGGTACTGCTACTAACAAGGCTGATGATCAAATTTCTATTAATTCTACTCTTTTCTTCTCTCACTCATCGCCGGTTTTAAATGAGCATTTCATCAAACCGAAATCTGAAAAAGTGCCAAATTTTTTGCTTAGTAACATTCTGGATTTTTTAGAGTTTGAGGTTAAAGAAGTAATTACCTTTAAATGGGATTTCTTCGATATCTCTTTATCTAAACAAATATTCGATGAGTGTGAATCCATAACAGAGGAGGGCCATTCCttaattaatttgcaaaaattgcacAGAATACTTCACGATGAGCTTTGCAATGTACAAGGCACTATAGCCGGCGGacaacgaaaattaattttgcaggAAATTGAGTCCATATTGATATATGCtctcaaaataaatgaaatgcgaAATAAAAACAAGGGAACAATAAAAGTGATGGATGCCTGGGCACAG gtttctgaaattatatttatatacgctTCGGAAAATACTCTACCATACACTATCAAACAAGaacttttatttgaaatgttaCAAAAACTTCTTAACAAAGCTGTATCCATACAACCTCCTCTGGAAATATCAATTTTAACATCTGaagcaatttttatactcattGTTTGCTTACGACAATGTTTCTCCCGAAATCTAGAAAACATGG GAAACGACAAAACTAACGCTGCATACTACGGAAATATGAAAACTATTAATATTGTAAGCTCAGATTCGAACATATTAAATCTAAAGTCAATATTGAAGCGACTTTTAGAGTGGATTGTTGTAAGCGATGTTAAGTCTCAAAAGCTTCGAATAAACTTATACGCTGCAACACTGAGTTGTCTCAGAATGTTAAATGGGCATCTCTTAGAAAAAATAACATCCCGTAATTATGAAAC atTTGTTTCTCGTTTAGATAAAAATCTCGCACCTTCGGCAAACTCCGTCGTATCGCAAGTCCCAGTGGAATTATTTTCGCTATTTGGAGATAAATTGATTGATATAATGTGTCGTGATTGTGTTATTGGGCATGATATATGTAAAATGCTTGCTATGTCGTGTTTTGTTTCAGCgttagaatttaataatattccGAGTGTTCTGCAATTGTTTGCAAATAGGGGTTATTTAGCTAATGTCAtcgaaaatttagaacaatcCGATCAAGATTTGTGCCTTATCGTAAGtgattcaattaaaaatataaaagcgtTGTATGTTTACGAATCACACATGGCACTACTGTTCAGATTTGCTAATTGTTCTACGGGTGCTGAAATGCTGTTATCAGCTAAACTATTAAGTGTTTTATCAAAAATGAGGGTGTTTGATTTGCATCCAAATTTCCAAGGGTTTGTAAATAGTCAAAATACCGTATCGGAGTTTCTGCCTGCAGTGGATAATCGCTTTCGTCAGATATTTTTCCCAGCTATACAGCTATGTAATGCTATTATAACAACTCTTGGAACGGACAATCTGTCAGCTATTTCCCACATagcgaattttttattttcgcattttgaAATCATCGAGTTCATACTAAGAACCGGATTGTCCCATTCGGATATAGGTATAATGAATGAACTTTCTGTGGTTACCGGTATTATTGCGCGAGTTATGCGAAAG GATATATACTTACCAGATGATGTAAAAACGAATCAATATAAAATCTACTCTCACAAAATTAATAGATATATGTTGCATATATTctgttattttgtattaaataacgATATTTTGAAGCGAAACACAAAAATGGATGCTCAAATTAACGAATTTTCTGAACCTAATTGCATCAAACACTTCGTGGACATCGCCGCAAATGTTACCATTTTCTTCcgatacaaatttacaaatacaataaacTTGAGTGATATCCTATTCACACCGAAAAAAAATACATCACTTAAAag aatagATAAATTGGAGAGAAGTGTAAATGAATCGCTTGATTTCACGACTGTGCTGAATCACCTACAAGGATCGGTAGAATATTTAGAGATGCAAAAACGAATTACTGACAATATAGTTTCCCGCAGATCTTACATGGCTGATGCTAGCATTGATAACTCTG ctcGTCTCTCCAATATCGAGTGGGCTAAACAGTATGAAAACAGACAAAAGGAGCTTTCGTTATACGTTTTTATCATCGAACAAACTTTGTATTTATTGTGGTTACACTTGGACTTTTACGTGAGATCGACTGCTAGTGCAACTGGACAGGGTTTAGCACTTACCATTGAAG AATATCTTCCGAATGCCACAACCATTGAGGATTTCGGCTTATTGAAGCAGAATATGATTTCAGTGTTCAATGAGACATTTTGCAACCATCTCTCATCGGCTTCTGGTTCGGATTCTGCGAATTACTTTAATTGCACATTAGTACGACGGATAAAGTCATTAATTCAGCTCCTTCCAGGTGTTTAA